In one Populus nigra chromosome 12, ddPopNigr1.1, whole genome shotgun sequence genomic region, the following are encoded:
- the LOC133670031 gene encoding NADPH-dependent aldehyde reductase-like protein, chloroplastic translates to MAGNITKEVVSSSLPLDGRVAIVTGASGGIGRAISIHLHSLGARVVINYASNSNQADLLASELNASAPSSHPQAIAIKADVSDPDQVKQLFSRTEEEFGSKIHILAHCAGVLDPKYPILANTTVEDWDMTFNVNTKGAFLCCREATNRWAHGGGGRIIMISTSLVGAPTPGYAAYTASKAAVETMTRIVAKELKGTGITANCVAPGPVATELFFAGKTEETLKRIADACPLNRLGEPEDISKVVGFIASDAGEWINGQVIRVNGGFVV, encoded by the coding sequence ATGGCCGGTAACATTACCAAGGAGGTGGTGTCCTCTTCCCTTCCCCTTGATGGCCGGGTTGCAATAGTAACTGGTGCTTCAGGTGGCATTGGCCGAGCCATTTCCATCCACCTTCACTCCCTCGGTGCAAGAGTTGTCATCAACTATGCTTCAAACTCCAATCAAGCTGATCTCCTAGCTTCTGAGCTCAACGCCTCAGCACCGTCTTCACATCCTCAAGCAATCGCCATCAAAGCTGACGTTTCAGACCCAGATCAAGTCAAGCAACTATTCAGCAGAACTGAAGAAGAATTTGGCTCAAAGATTCATATACTTGCACATTGTGCTGGGGTGCTCGATCCAAAGTATCCCATCTTGGCTAACACAACAGTGGAGGATTGGGATATGACCTTTAATGTCAATACTAAAGGGGCATTCCTGTGTTGTCGAGAGGCAACTAATCGGTGGGCCCATGGGGGTGGTGGAAGAATCATCATGATATCAACATCTCTTGTTGGAGCACCCACACCAGGTTATGCGGCCTATACTGCTTCCAAGGCAGCCGTGGAGACAATGACAAGGATAGTGGCCAAGGAGCTGAAGGGTACAGGAATAACTGCTAATTGTGTTGCTCCAGGTCCTGTGGCGACAGAATTGTTTTTTGCAGGTAAAACTGAGGAAACATTAAAGAGAATTGCGGATGCTTGCCCTTTGAACCGACTTGGAGAGCCCGAGGATATAAGTAAGGTTGTAGGATTCATAGCTAGTGATGCTGGGGAGTGGATCAATGGCCAGGTTATTAGAGTTAACGGTGGATTTGTTGTTTAA
- the LOC133669239 gene encoding LOW QUALITY PROTEIN: NADPH-dependent aldehyde reductase-like protein, chloroplastic (The sequence of the model RefSeq protein was modified relative to this genomic sequence to represent the inferred CDS: inserted 1 base in 1 codon) has translation MTAPTPLLSLPLQDRVAIVTGSSRGIGKAIAIHLASLGAKLVINYTSNKEQADLVANDINSSCVGNTPRAIVAQANVSDPAQVKFLFDEAERVFGSQLHVLVNCAGVLDPKYPSIPNTSLEDFDHIFSVNTRGAFLCCKEAANRLKRGGGGRIILLSSSMVGGLKPGFGAYAASKAAVETIIRILAXLKGTGITANCVAPGPIATEMYFAGKTEEQIKKNIEESPLGRLGETKDVAEVVGFMATDASEWINGQVIRANGGYV, from the exons ATGACCGCCCCAACACCTCTACTGTCTCTCCCTCTCCAGGATCGTGTAGCCATAGTCACAGGCTCATCCCGTGGCATTGGCAAAGCCATAGCCATCCACTTGGCTTCACTTGGTGCAAAGCTTGTTATCAATTACACTTCCAACAAGGAACAGGCTGATCTTGTTGCTAATGACATCAATTCTTCCTGTGTTGGCAATACCCCACGAGCCATAGTAGCTCAAGCTAATGTTTCCGATCCAGCCCAGGTCAAGTTTCTCTTTGATGAGGCTGAAAGAGTCTTTGGCTCTCAACTTCATGTCTTGGTTAACTGTGCTGGTGTATTGGATCCTAAATATCCTTCCATTCCCAACACTTCCCTGGAGGATTTTGACCATATTTTCAG TGTCAACACTAGAGGTGCATTTTTATGCTGCAAGGAAGCAGCAAATCGGCTGAAACGTGGTGGTGGTGGTCGGATAATACTATTATCATCATCTATGGTTGGTGGATTGAAGCCCGGATTTGGGGCATATGCAGCATCAAAGGCTGCAGTGGAGACAATTATAAGGATATTAG AACTGAAGGGAACTGGGATTACTGCAAATTGCGTTGCACCAGGGCCTATTGCAACAGAGATGTATTTTGCTGGAAAAACTGAGGAGCAGATAAAGAAGAACATAGAGGAGTCCCCGCTAGGCCGGCTTGGTGAGACCAAGGACGTTGCAGAGGTTGTTGGGTTTATGGCTACTGATGCTAGTGAGTGGATTAATGGTCAGGTAATTCGGGCCAATGGTGGTTATGtgtaa
- the LOC133669546 gene encoding TATA-box-binding protein 2 isoform X1, which translates to MAEQGGLEGSQPVDLSKHPSGIVPTLQNIVSTVNLDCKLELKQIALQARNAEYNPKRFAAVIMRIREPKTTALIFASGKMVCTGAKSEQQSKLAARKYARIIQKLGFAAKFKDFKIQNIVGSCDVKFPIRLEGLAYSHGAFSSYEPELFPGLIYRMKQPKIVLLIFVSGKIVITGAKVREETYTAFENIYPVLTEFRKVQQ; encoded by the exons atggcAGAGCAAGGAGGCTTGGAAGGTAGCCAGCCAGTGGATCTCTCCAAGCATCCTTCTGGCATTGTTCCCACCCTCCA GAACATTGTCTCAACCGTGAACTTGGATTGCAAGCTGGAACTTAAGCAAATTGCCCTGCAAGCCCGTAATGCAGAATATAATCCCAAG CGTTTTGCTGCCGTCATCATGCGGATTAGGGAACCAAAAACTACAGCATTGATTTTTGCCTCTGGCAAGATG GTGTGCACAGGTGCCAAGAGCGAACAGCAATCTAAACTGGCTGCGAGAAAG TATGCTCGAATTATCCAAAAGCTTGGCTTTGCTGCCAAATTTAAG GACTTCAAGATTCAGAATATTGTTGGCTCTTGTGATGTCAAGTTCCCCATTAGACTTGAAGGGCTCGCATACTCCCATGGTGCTTTCTCAAGT TATGAACCTGAACTCTTTCCGGGTCTAATATATCGCATGAAACAACCAAAGATTGTGCTCCTTATTTTTGTCTCTGGAAAAATTGTGATCACTGGAGCCAAG GTGAGAGAGGAGACATACACAGCCTTTGAAAATATATACCCTGTCCTTACAGAGTTCAGGAAAGTCCAGCAATG A
- the LOC133669546 gene encoding uncharacterized protein LOC133669546 isoform X2 has protein sequence MAEQGGLEGSQPVDLSKHPSGIVPTLQNIVSTVNLDCKLELKQIALQARNAEYNPKRFAAVIMRIREPKTTALIFASGKMVCTGAKSEQQSKLAARKYARIIQKLGFAAKFKDFKIQNIVGSCDVKFPIRLEGLAYSHGAFSSYEPELFPGLIYRMKQPKIVLLIFVSGKIVITGAKVREETYTAFENIYPVLTEFRKVQQCLLLPRNQNLQNAYTIKTCSNFSFLTLTSIKHKQESTHGRLKLPFNNDGASWKLLGNDFVGGLRSFQSQKRKIRFLGTSGTRLYAASSLSKKPKHFYTEASQSVSEVNDDSEEDYERDELACFRGLVLDISYRPVNVVCWRRAICLEFMEKADVLEYYDQAVNSPSGSFYIPAVLRVPHLLQVVKRRRIKSNLSRKNILYRDNFTCQYCSSRENLTIDHVLPTARGGEWKWENLVAACAKCNSKKGQKTPEEANMKLSKVPKAPKDYDILAIPLTSAAIRMLRMRKGMPEEWQQYLARPSSEP, from the exons atggcAGAGCAAGGAGGCTTGGAAGGTAGCCAGCCAGTGGATCTCTCCAAGCATCCTTCTGGCATTGTTCCCACCCTCCA GAACATTGTCTCAACCGTGAACTTGGATTGCAAGCTGGAACTTAAGCAAATTGCCCTGCAAGCCCGTAATGCAGAATATAATCCCAAG CGTTTTGCTGCCGTCATCATGCGGATTAGGGAACCAAAAACTACAGCATTGATTTTTGCCTCTGGCAAGATG GTGTGCACAGGTGCCAAGAGCGAACAGCAATCTAAACTGGCTGCGAGAAAG TATGCTCGAATTATCCAAAAGCTTGGCTTTGCTGCCAAATTTAAG GACTTCAAGATTCAGAATATTGTTGGCTCTTGTGATGTCAAGTTCCCCATTAGACTTGAAGGGCTCGCATACTCCCATGGTGCTTTCTCAAGT TATGAACCTGAACTCTTTCCGGGTCTAATATATCGCATGAAACAACCAAAGATTGTGCTCCTTATTTTTGTCTCTGGAAAAATTGTGATCACTGGAGCCAAG GTGAGAGAGGAGACATACACAGCCTTTGAAAATATATACCCTGTCCTTACAGAGTTCAGGAAAGTCCAGCAATG tcttttacttccaAGAAACCAAAACCTTCAAAATGCCTACACAATCAAGACTTGTAGCAACTTCTCATTTCTCACGTTAACATCTATAAAGCACAAACAAGAAAGCA CACATGGTCGCTTGAAGTTGCCGTTTAACAATGATGGGGCTAGCTGGAAACTTCTTGGGAATGATTTTGTTGGTGGGTTGAGATCATTTCAGAGCCAGAAGAGAAAAATCAGGTTTCTCGGTACTAGTGGTACAAGGTTATATGCTGCTTCTTCTTTGAGCAAGAAACCCAAGCATTTTTACACAGAGGCAAGTCAAAGTGTTAGTGAGGTTAATGATGATAGTGAAGAAGATTATGAGAGGGATGAATTAGCTTGCTTTAGAGGCCTTGTCTTGGATATCTCTTACAG GCCAGTCAATGTTGTGTGCTGGAGGCGTGCTATATGTTTGGAATTCATGGAGAAG GCTGATGTACTAGAATATTATGATCAGGCTGTAAATTCCCCAAGCGGATCCTTTTACATACCAGCTGTATTAAGG GTTCCACATCTATTACAGGTCGTTAAGAgaagaagaatcaaaagcaaccTTAGTCGCAAGAATATACTTTATAGGGACAACTTTACTTGTCA GTATTGTTCTTCTCGCGAGAACTTGACCATTGACCATGTTCTGCCAACTGCACGAGGAGGTGAATGGAAATGGGAAAATCTG GTTGCTGCTTGTGCCAAATGCAACTCAAAGAAGGGTCAAAAAACTCCAGAGGAAGCAAACATGAAGCTGAGTAAGGTCCCCAAG GCCCCTAAAGATTATGACATACTTGCCATACCCCTAACAAGTGCAGCAATAAGGATGCTGAGGATGAGAAAGGGAATGCCTGAAGAGTGGCAACAATATCTAGCGAGGCCATCATCAGAGCCATGA